One Candidatus Abyssobacteria bacterium SURF_5 DNA segment encodes these proteins:
- a CDS encoding DUF362 domain-containing protein, whose translation MEGSMNHKVSRRGFLGSVGTAGIAWTAGSLIGCNGKAAAFAPKLPREHQLSPELIIVRGENPKKMVTAALEALGGIDKLVRPNDVVVVKPNIAWDRIPEQAATTNPAAVAAVVALCKKAGAKTVKVFDRTCNDARRSYDSSGIAKAAGEAGASITHVLDRKFRAISIPKGISMREWTIYEDAASADVLINMPIAKHHGNSRLTLGLKNMMGIAGGNRGTWHPEIHQRLADFATVTAVDLTLVDAYRILTDRGPASGTAADVRLEGLLVAGIDPVAVDAYCTTIFGLTPQEVGFVPRAFELGLGEMDLQKVAQQKINLS comes from the coding sequence ATGGAGGGATCAATGAATCACAAGGTATCGCGCCGAGGGTTTTTGGGATCGGTGGGGACCGCGGGCATCGCTTGGACCGCCGGTTCTCTTATTGGTTGCAACGGAAAGGCGGCTGCGTTCGCGCCGAAACTGCCGAGAGAGCACCAGTTGTCGCCGGAACTGATTATTGTTCGCGGCGAAAATCCAAAAAAAATGGTAACAGCAGCGCTCGAAGCGTTGGGTGGCATCGACAAGCTGGTGAGACCCAACGATGTGGTTGTCGTGAAGCCCAACATCGCATGGGACCGGATCCCCGAGCAGGCGGCAACGACAAATCCCGCCGCTGTGGCCGCCGTCGTGGCCTTATGCAAGAAAGCCGGCGCAAAAACAGTAAAGGTCTTTGATCGAACTTGCAATGACGCTCGCCGCTCATACGATTCGAGCGGAATCGCAAAAGCCGCCGGGGAAGCGGGCGCGTCAATCACCCATGTGCTCGATCGAAAATTCCGCGCGATTTCCATCCCCAAAGGGATATCAATGCGGGAGTGGACGATTTATGAGGATGCCGCCTCAGCCGATGTCTTGATTAACATGCCGATCGCAAAGCATCACGGCAACTCGCGCCTGACGCTTGGCCTGAAAAACATGATGGGTATCGCAGGCGGCAACCGCGGAACCTGGCATCCGGAAATCCATCAGCGCCTCGCTGACTTTGCAACCGTGACCGCCGTCGACCTTACTCTTGTGGACGCATACCGCATCCTTACCGATCGAGGGCCTGCCAGTGGAACAGCAGCCGACGTCCGCTTGGAAGGTCTTTTGGTGGCGGGAATAGATCCGGTCGCGGTTGATGCATATTGTACAACTATTTTCGGATTGACACCCCAGGAGGTCGGCTTCGTGCCGCGGGCATTCGAGCTTGGTCTGGGCGAGATGGACTTGCAGAAGGTTGCTCAGCAGAAGATAAATCTTTCATAG